In a single window of the Microbacterium sp. SL75 genome:
- the rplL gene encoding 50S ribosomal protein L7/L12, giving the protein MAKLSTEELLDAFKELTLIELSEFVKAFEETFDVTAAAPVAVAGPAAGGAAPAEEAEEKDSFDVVLEAAGDKKIQVIKVVRELTSLGLGEAKAVVDGAPKAVLEGANKETAEKAKAALEEAGASVTLK; this is encoded by the coding sequence ATGGCTAAGCTCAGCACCGAAGAGCTGCTCGACGCGTTCAAGGAGCTCACGCTCATCGAGCTGTCGGAGTTCGTCAAGGCGTTCGAGGAGACCTTCGACGTCACCGCTGCCGCCCCCGTGGCCGTTGCCGGCCCCGCCGCCGGTGGCGCTGCCCCCGCCGAAGAGGCCGAGGAGAAGGACTCGTTCGACGTCGTCCTCGAGGCCGCCGGTGACAAGAAGATCCAGGTCATCAAGGTCGTCCGCGAGCTCACCTCGCTCGGCCTCGGCGAGGCCAAGGCCGTCGTCGATGGCGCTCCCAAGGCCGTGCTCGAGGGCGCGAACAAGGAGACCGCCGAGAAGGCCAAGGCTGCCCTCGAGGAGGCCGGCGCTTCGGTGACCCTGAAGTAA
- the rplJ gene encoding 50S ribosomal protein L10 — MAQKDASVAELTKNFESSTAVLLTEYRGLTVAQLKQLRNDIRQDADYAVVKNTLTKIAAANAGVTGLDDELKGPSAIAFVHGDPVAVAKSLRAFAKANPQLVVKGGYFDGAALTADEVNKLADLESREVLLAKLAGAMKATMTKAAYVFQALPSKAVRTVDALREKQDTAA; from the coding sequence ATGGCGCAGAAGGATGCATCGGTCGCCGAGCTCACGAAGAACTTCGAGAGCTCGACCGCCGTTCTGCTGACCGAGTACCGCGGTCTGACGGTTGCCCAGCTCAAGCAGCTGCGCAACGACATCCGTCAGGACGCGGATTACGCCGTGGTGAAGAACACGCTGACCAAGATCGCCGCGGCTAACGCGGGGGTCACGGGACTGGACGACGAGCTCAAGGGCCCGTCTGCCATCGCGTTCGTGCACGGTGACCCTGTCGCCGTCGCGAAGAGCCTGCGTGCCTTTGCCAAGGCTAACCCTCAGCTCGTGGTGAAGGGCGGCTACTTCGATGGCGCCGCTCTGACCGCGGATGAGGTCAACAAGCTCGCCGATCTCGAAAGCCGTGAAGTCCTGCTGGCGAAGCTCGCCGGTGCGATGAAGGCGACGATGACCAAGGCGGCATACGTCTTCCAGGCGCTTCCGTCGAAGGCCGTTCGCACGGTCGACGCGCTGCGCGAGAAGCAGGACACCGCGGCCTGA
- a CDS encoding SIP domain-containing protein translates to MSSVDPSLRRPDGGRWCDLEGAVLLGGDARNTPQMRRIAAALSPGAHATVLVEICGADEIEAFDAPAARVSWLDRTIDGELRPRGERLATAIHAWCAEWACGEAPVCTVWLGARTPSRIVRMTRAMLPAARVS, encoded by the coding sequence ATGAGTTCGGTTGACCCCTCGCTGCGTCGCCCCGACGGCGGTCGCTGGTGCGACCTGGAAGGCGCGGTGCTGCTCGGCGGCGACGCGCGGAACACCCCCCAGATGCGTCGGATCGCCGCGGCTCTCTCGCCCGGAGCGCACGCGACCGTGCTGGTCGAGATCTGCGGCGCGGACGAGATCGAGGCGTTCGACGCCCCGGCGGCGCGGGTGAGCTGGCTCGACCGCACGATCGACGGCGAGTTGCGCCCGCGCGGCGAGAGGCTCGCGACGGCGATCCACGCGTGGTGCGCCGAGTGGGCCTGCGGAGAGGCGCCCGTGTGCACGGTGTGGCTCGGCGCGCGCACGCCCTCGCGCATCGTGCGCATGACCCGGGCGATGCTGCCGGCGGCGCGCGTCTCCTGA
- a CDS encoding YqaJ viral recombinase family protein, whose product MSPELVASRSADLDARIVADSRDRVSWIRARSRGITATDVAALTSANAISRAADAKLMGSNFSGNAFTAHGRRREPEIAAWVAATHGIRPSSALYHAVVEKRHLATPDGVVVDGEGRIVLAEIKTTNKAWRSIPKTYMRQIWWQQHVLGAERTLVAWEQHDGFVPLHDEPRCQWIDRDEREIAKLVGLATSLIDELYRRTMEARRPVPVQKEPTDRYRALALLD is encoded by the coding sequence ATGTCGCCCGAGCTCGTCGCCTCTCGCAGCGCCGACCTCGACGCCCGGATCGTGGCCGACTCGCGCGATCGCGTCTCGTGGATTCGCGCGCGCTCCCGGGGCATCACCGCCACCGACGTGGCCGCACTCACGAGCGCCAATGCGATCTCCCGGGCGGCCGATGCCAAGCTCATGGGCTCGAACTTCTCGGGCAACGCCTTCACCGCCCACGGTCGTCGTCGCGAGCCCGAGATCGCCGCATGGGTGGCAGCCACCCATGGCATCCGACCGTCGTCCGCGCTCTACCACGCGGTCGTCGAGAAGCGCCACCTCGCGACCCCCGACGGAGTGGTCGTCGACGGCGAGGGCCGCATCGTCCTCGCCGAGATCAAGACCACCAACAAGGCGTGGCGCTCGATCCCCAAGACCTACATGCGCCAGATCTGGTGGCAGCAGCACGTGCTCGGCGCCGAGCGCACCCTCGTCGCCTGGGAGCAGCACGACGGCTTCGTCCCCCTGCACGACGAGCCGCGATGCCAGTGGATCGACCGCGACGAGCGCGAGATCGCCAAGCTCGTGGGGCTCGCGACTTCGCTGATCGACGAGCTCTACCGCCGCACCATGGAAGCACGCCGGCCGGTGCCGGTGCAGAAGGAACCCACGGACAGGTATCGGGCTCTCGCCCTCCTCGATTAA
- a CDS encoding MDR family MFS transporter encodes MTATSSDAPAQRRVLPALIGLLLGTFVSMLASTVVSTSLPVIVHDLSGDQNAYTWVITATLLTTAISTPIWGKLADLFNRKVLIQIAIAIFVLATAAAGFSQDTNMLIAFRAVQGLGAGGLAALSQVIMADIISPRERGRYMGLFGAVMAVATVGGPLLGGVITDAFGWRWNFFVALPFAVAALLIQQRTLHLPARAKRAVKIDYVGIVLLSAAVSLLLIWVTNAGSTFEWASTETLLMVGGAVLAAILFVVVELRSSEPLVPLTLFRDATFTLATIASIATGLAMFGTSVFLSQYMQMARGATPTEAGVMTIPMIGGLLVSSIVVGALISRFGRWKPFLIAGGVLLIAGSFLLSTIHYDTNFTLVSIYMALLGAGVGMTMQNLVLVVQNTANPTQMGAASSGVTFFRSLGGTIGVSVMGAALASMATSLFTDRAADLKAAIIGLGADGASVAQSLQSGAIPQVSTLPESVRVIVEDIYAQSIAHSFLIAVPVAVVSLIAILFLPNRPLTRMTTSERVAASEADFATVSVPEAMATLSATGTIPTQDAGSPRRARRAAEMGEDG; translated from the coding sequence ATGACAGCAACTTCTTCCGACGCGCCCGCACAGCGGCGCGTCCTGCCGGCTCTGATCGGCCTCCTGCTCGGCACCTTCGTGTCGATGCTCGCCTCGACCGTCGTGTCGACCTCGCTGCCCGTCATCGTGCACGATCTGTCCGGCGACCAGAACGCCTACACCTGGGTCATCACCGCGACCCTGCTCACCACCGCGATCTCGACCCCCATCTGGGGCAAGCTGGCCGACCTGTTCAACCGCAAGGTGCTCATCCAGATCGCCATCGCCATCTTCGTGCTCGCGACGGCCGCCGCCGGCTTCTCGCAGGACACGAACATGCTGATCGCCTTCCGCGCGGTCCAGGGTCTCGGCGCCGGCGGCCTCGCCGCCCTCAGCCAGGTGATCATGGCCGACATCATCAGCCCCCGCGAGCGTGGTCGCTACATGGGCCTGTTCGGCGCGGTCATGGCCGTCGCCACCGTCGGCGGCCCTCTGCTCGGCGGTGTCATCACCGACGCGTTCGGCTGGCGCTGGAACTTCTTCGTCGCCCTCCCCTTCGCCGTCGCAGCCCTGCTGATCCAGCAGCGCACGCTGCACCTTCCGGCACGGGCGAAGCGCGCGGTGAAGATCGACTACGTCGGCATCGTCCTGCTCTCGGCCGCCGTGTCGTTGCTGCTCATCTGGGTCACCAACGCCGGCAGCACCTTCGAGTGGGCCAGCACCGAGACGCTGCTCATGGTCGGCGGCGCGGTCCTCGCCGCGATCCTGTTCGTCGTGGTCGAGCTGCGCTCCTCCGAGCCCCTCGTGCCGCTCACCCTGTTCCGCGACGCGACGTTCACCCTCGCCACGATCGCCTCGATCGCCACAGGACTCGCGATGTTCGGCACCTCGGTGTTCCTCAGCCAGTACATGCAGATGGCCCGCGGCGCCACGCCGACCGAGGCGGGCGTCATGACGATCCCGATGATCGGCGGCCTGCTCGTCTCGTCGATCGTCGTCGGCGCCCTGATCTCGCGCTTCGGTCGCTGGAAGCCGTTCCTCATCGCCGGTGGCGTGCTGTTGATCGCGGGTTCCTTCCTGCTGTCGACCATCCACTACGACACGAACTTCACCCTCGTCTCGATCTACATGGCGTTGCTCGGCGCCGGTGTCGGCATGACGATGCAGAACCTCGTCCTCGTGGTGCAGAACACCGCCAACCCCACGCAGATGGGCGCGGCGAGTTCGGGCGTGACGTTCTTCCGGAGCCTCGGCGGCACGATCGGCGTCTCGGTGATGGGTGCCGCTCTCGCGAGCATGGCGACAAGCCTGTTCACCGACCGCGCGGCCGACCTCAAGGCCGCCATCATCGGCCTCGGCGCCGATGGGGCCTCGGTCGCGCAGAGCCTGCAGTCGGGAGCCATCCCGCAGGTGTCGACCCTCCCCGAGAGCGTCCGCGTGATTGTCGAGGACATCTATGCGCAGTCGATCGCCCACTCGTTCCTCATCGCCGTGCCCGTCGCGGTGGTGAGCCTCATCGCGATCCTGTTCCTGCCCAACCGCCCGCTGACCCGCATGACGACCTCCGAGCGTGTCGCGGCGAGCGAGGCCGACTTCGCCACCGTGTCCGTTCCCGAGGCCATGGCCACGCTCTCGGCCACCGGTACCATCCCGACACAGGATGCCGGCTCCCCGCGCCGCGCACGCCGAGCGGCCGAGATGGGAGAGGATGGCTGA
- a CDS encoding MarR family winged helix-turn-helix transcriptional regulator: MADVTSEQDDERRVAVQALESSFSELMTVFRRFVSEAAERVSPGMLPATFKALSVVSRFGPLTLSALAERLAADKGFLSRSITELEDLGLVTRTPDPNDRRSRLIAVTEVGHARLAEARAPHESRLFDAIADWTIDDIRHLSTLLHALAVGEVPARD, encoded by the coding sequence ATGGCTGACGTGACGAGCGAACAGGACGACGAACGCCGCGTGGCCGTGCAGGCCCTGGAGTCGTCGTTCTCGGAACTCATGACCGTGTTCCGCCGCTTCGTCTCCGAGGCGGCGGAACGCGTGAGTCCGGGAATGCTGCCGGCGACGTTCAAGGCCCTCTCGGTGGTGAGCCGCTTCGGCCCGCTGACCCTGTCGGCCCTGGCCGAGCGGCTGGCCGCCGACAAGGGCTTTCTCAGCCGCTCGATCACCGAGCTCGAAGATCTCGGCCTGGTCACGCGGACGCCCGATCCGAACGACCGCCGCTCACGGCTGATCGCCGTCACCGAGGTGGGCCACGCGCGCCTCGCGGAGGCACGTGCTCCGCACGAGAGCCGCCTGTTCGATGCGATCGCCGATTGGACCATCGACGACATCCGCCATCTGTCGACGCTGCTGCACGCTCTGGCCGTCGGCGAAGTCCCCGCCCGCGACTGA
- a CDS encoding NADP-dependent oxidoreductase has translation MRFRSTRPETALQPAPPVPDTMRAVVFDGPGDADVLHLADVEVPTPVLSEVLVRVVAAGVNPIDAKTRAGRGLSGAISAWPAVLGLDVSGVVVRAPFDAHPFPVGTEVYGMATVPRTSGSYAEYVVVPTLSLARKPSSLSHVEAAGVPVAALTAWGIVVETALAHQGQRILVHAGSGGVGHFAVQFAAYFGAHVIATGSPRNLEWLRELGAAEVVDYTSTRFEEVVSDVDVVIDLIGNVSDDTGTRSLEVLRPGGLLIEVPTGAWPGFREAAAERGIRSTDYKTIPDGGALSTITRLLESGAVRVYVEHVFELDDAAAAHTALERGHTRGKIVLSVSDD, from the coding sequence ATGAGATTCCGATCGACGCGTCCCGAGACCGCCCTTCAGCCCGCTCCCCCGGTGCCGGACACGATGCGGGCGGTGGTGTTCGACGGCCCCGGAGACGCCGACGTCCTGCACCTCGCCGACGTCGAGGTTCCCACTCCCGTGCTGAGCGAGGTGCTCGTGCGGGTGGTCGCCGCTGGCGTCAACCCGATCGACGCGAAGACGCGTGCGGGGCGCGGCCTCTCCGGCGCCATCTCGGCGTGGCCGGCCGTGCTCGGTCTCGACGTGAGCGGCGTCGTCGTACGGGCGCCCTTCGACGCGCACCCGTTCCCCGTCGGCACCGAGGTCTACGGCATGGCCACCGTGCCGCGCACGAGCGGCTCGTACGCCGAGTACGTCGTCGTGCCGACCCTCTCCCTCGCCCGCAAGCCTTCGTCTCTGTCGCATGTCGAGGCGGCCGGCGTACCCGTGGCGGCCCTCACGGCCTGGGGGATCGTGGTCGAGACGGCCCTCGCGCATCAGGGCCAGCGCATCCTCGTGCACGCGGGCAGCGGGGGTGTCGGGCACTTCGCGGTGCAGTTCGCCGCGTACTTCGGCGCTCACGTGATCGCGACCGGATCTCCCCGCAACCTGGAGTGGCTTCGCGAGCTCGGCGCCGCCGAGGTGGTCGACTACACCTCGACCCGGTTCGAAGAGGTGGTGTCCGACGTCGACGTGGTCATCGACCTCATCGGCAACGTCTCCGACGACACCGGCACGCGCTCGCTCGAGGTGCTGCGCCCGGGGGGATTGCTCATCGAGGTGCCCACCGGGGCGTGGCCCGGCTTCCGCGAGGCCGCCGCGGAGCGCGGCATCCGCTCCACCGATTACAAGACGATCCCCGACGGCGGAGCTCTCTCCACGATCACCCGGCTGCTCGAGTCGGGAGCCGTGCGCGTGTACGTCGAGCACGTCTTCGAACTCGACGACGCCGCCGCCGCGCACACCGCGCTCGAGCGCGGGCACACGCGAGGAAAGATCGTGCTGAGCGTCAGCGACGACTGA
- a CDS encoding LysR family transcriptional regulator ArgP produces the protein MSIPLDLARTLAVVVDEGTLDAAARRLHITPSAVSQRIRALEDQLGRVVLVRSKPVSATEAGDAVVRLARQLALLEHDALAAIGAEGGTVASVPLAVNADSLATWFLPPLARVAQRRAVVFDLHRDDQDFTAGLLESGTVMAAVTSREAPVAGCRVRRLGVLRYEAVATASFADRWFADGVDAEALGSAPVVDFDRRDDLQTQWLTRRGVAAAAPPRHRVPASQDFATAVALGLGWGLLPGFQSGQALRAGELVRLGDDPIDVPLYWQQWNLTSPLLDEVADEIVDEGRRMLAVG, from the coding sequence ATGTCGATCCCGCTCGATCTCGCTCGCACCCTCGCCGTCGTCGTCGACGAGGGAACCCTCGATGCCGCCGCCCGTCGCCTGCACATCACACCGTCCGCGGTGAGCCAGCGCATCCGCGCGCTCGAGGATCAGCTCGGCCGCGTCGTGCTCGTGCGCAGCAAGCCCGTCAGCGCCACAGAAGCCGGCGACGCCGTGGTGCGCCTGGCGCGTCAGCTCGCTCTGCTCGAACATGACGCGCTCGCCGCGATCGGGGCGGAGGGTGGGACGGTGGCATCCGTCCCTCTCGCCGTGAACGCGGACTCGCTCGCGACGTGGTTCCTGCCGCCTCTGGCCCGGGTCGCGCAGCGCCGGGCCGTCGTCTTCGACCTCCATCGCGACGATCAGGACTTCACGGCGGGGCTGCTCGAATCCGGGACGGTGATGGCCGCCGTCACTTCGCGCGAGGCCCCGGTGGCCGGGTGCCGCGTGCGCCGTCTCGGCGTCCTCCGGTACGAGGCGGTGGCGACCGCCTCGTTCGCCGATCGATGGTTCGCCGACGGGGTCGATGCCGAGGCGCTCGGCTCAGCGCCGGTGGTCGACTTCGACCGGCGCGACGACTTGCAGACCCAGTGGCTGACGCGCCGCGGGGTGGCCGCAGCGGCTCCGCCGCGGCATCGGGTTCCGGCCTCCCAGGACTTCGCCACGGCCGTCGCACTGGGTCTGGGGTGGGGATTGCTCCCGGGGTTCCAATCGGGCCAAGCCCTGCGCGCGGGGGAGCTCGTGCGCCTCGGCGACGATCCGATCGATGTTCCCCTCTACTGGCAGCAGTGGAACCTCACCTCGCCGCTGCTCGATGAGGTGGCCGACGAGATCGTCGACGAGGGGCGCCGGATGCTGGCGGTCGGTTGA